CTTCAAAATTTCTGCGAATGCACCCTGAATAGATATTCATGCTGGCTGTGTGTAGGCAGTGTACTTCCCTCTTTATACTATAGGACAAGATGCACAGTTCAATAGGACGTGCCTTCCAGATGGGCTGCATATTCTTATAATAGCCTTCTTTAGAAGGGATTTCTTTTCCAATGTGTAGTTAACATTAAGTATTATATTTGACTTGAGTAAACCTACTCCTTTTTAAGTAAATTATTGTGGCGAGAAGGAATGCAATATCTGTAGCAACATTATACTGTTAAACAACACCAATACATCAGCAAATATGTTTACGCATAATTGATATTTGTTTGTTTGAACATTTTTGTGAATCTTATATACTGTACTGGTACCTAGTCTTGCTCTAGGTCTATACTATCTAGTTACTTGTTGCCTAACTAGCTGATGTACCTTCCATTCTGTTTTGATTGATTTGTCTGGATTATGCATTTCAGGATTTTGTTTCTACGGCCATCTATCTCTGTACGTCCAAAAGTTTGACAATTTAAGTTGACAGTGACAACAAAATAACATCTTTGCTATTTTTACAGTGCCAAAATGGGCATACCCTTTGTTCTACTTGCAAAGCTCGGGTGCACAACCGCTGCCCTACCTGTCGACAAGAGCTGGGCGACATCAGGTGTTTGGCATTGGAAAAGGTGGCTGAATCACTTGAGCTACCATGCAAATACTACTCACTAGGTTGTCCAGAGATCTTCCCATACTATAGCAAGCTCAAGCATGAGTCGCAGTGCAATTTTAGGCCATACAGCTGCCCTTATGCGGGATCTGAATGCTCCGTTGTTGGGgacattcctttccttgtttcacaTCTGAGAGATGACCATAAGGTTGACATGCATTCTGGGTGCACATTCAACCATCGTTATGTCAAGTCAAATCCCAGAGAAGTTGAAAATGCAACTTGGATGCTAACTGTAAGTGTTCACAACCTTTTCATCTCTAGGCTTGTACACTTGCCTGTTGCATTTACTTGATATCTTATGTCCACCTGTATTTTGGGGAAAAGATTTACAATACACTAGATTACTATCTTGCTGTACCTTGATCGTGCTTCCGTCATCCTTCATTTATAATATCATAAAGAAACTTTTGTTGGTCCTAGAATACTGGATGGTCTTTCAGAATGTGTCCAACTACCCAAAAGAAAGGTGGTAGCTTCCCCCTAGTGCTGCTTGATACATCTGCCTCTGCCTGTTTCTTTTTCTGTTCATTTACCTTCAGCATGTGAATCAAGTGATTCCTATCTGACACAATGCCTTCATATCTAGGTTTTCCATTGTTTCGGGCAGTATTTCTGCTTGCATTTTGAGGCCTTCCAGCTCGGAATGGCGCCAGTCTACATGGCATTCCTCCGCTTCATGGGCGACGAGAATGACGCAAGGAACTACAGCTATAGCCTTGAGGTGGGTGCCAATGGCAGGAAGATGATATGGGAGGGCACGCCCCGGAGCATCCGGGACAGTCACCGCAAAGTGCGTGACAGCCATGACGGCCTCATAATCCAGCGGAACATGGCACTCTTCTTCTCCGGTGGGGAGAGGAAAGAGCTGAAACTGCGGGTGACTGGCCGCATCTGGAAGGAGCAGCAGAACCCCGACTCGGGAGCCTGCATCCCTAATCTCTTCAGCTGAAGTGAATAGTTGGCAACAGGATATCATGTGATTCAGGTGTATATTGAAGAAATGTGATTGCCGATTTGCTTTTCTCTCTTTACAGTTTGTGTTTGTGTCTTTTCGCTTTTTCAGCCACTTTGTTGTAACATGCTCAATATTCTTTGGGGTGGTTGGTGTTATCAAGGACAGCACGTGAAGCCTGCTGGAAATCACATGATGATCATTCTCCTCTGCCTGGTCTGTGTCCTGTGATTCCTAAATGTCTGTCATGTGATTGTACTTTTAATGATCTAGTGATGTATGATTGTATTCTCAGTTGCTTGAAACATGCATGCATCAACTGGGGAACTGCTTGAAACATCTGTTCCATACACCTTAACTTTTTAAAAGAAAGATTCTATGATTTGTTGGTGCGCCTGCTTTGAGCCTAAGCCAACCACAAGCAAAAAAGAAATTGGCTAGCCAATATACTGGATAAGGTTTTGGCTTCCCACGTTTTCTTCAATGTTGGCAAAGAAAAATAAATTAGAATTGGATTAAGCATGCGTTAATATTAGGAATGATTCAAGCAATgcccaaaattttggtcatgaccaattTTTTTTCTTAACTGTGTGACAAAAAATGGTACACCATCTATACATGCCCACTTCAAGCTGAGGCAAATTGCCTCAAGTTTGGAAAAGAAAGACACAACCTTTTTTTGAGGAAGAAAGACACTCGATAATGGCTACACTCTGCATATGCTCTTCTCGGCTGCTCAGCCAACCCCTCCTTGCCTAGCTGTTGGCGCGTGGTTTTTCCATAGTTGCGGTTGGAAATTGATCATTGCGAGGGATGCACCTAGCCTAAAGCTATTAGGCATCCTCTGACCCGTACGGGCATCTTCAAGGGAATGCACCAAAAGTCCAAAACCCCTCTGCCCGTTCCGATTTATTTGTGGACGTGTTCATGGAAAAAGCCCATTTATCCGTCATAAATTAGACACCTGGCGGCATCCCCCATTTGTCTGACCCTTTTTGTCCATTTTCATTTTCAGCCTAAATTGAATATTCGAAAGACAcaacttaaaaataaaaaatacataGTTCAAGTTTAGAAATATACAGTTTGAACATAGATATTAATCAGAGGACATGTTTAAACATAAAAATACTCAAAAGTACGTCACAGATCTATTGACTTACATGATGTATTCACAAATGCTCTACAAGATCATTTAGAAGTTATTGATGCGCTTCTAGATCTCGAAGTTGCTGATGCATATTGAGCAAATGTGCAACCTGATATGCCTCTTCTTCCAAGAGATGGACATATGTGCCATGGTTTTCAAAGTTAACATTCTGtacaccatcaccctcatccttcaatcatgttgtgcatgatcatacAATTAGTCATCATCTTCTACAATGTCTTGGGATCCCACATATTTGTAGGTCCATGTATAATAGCCCATCAAGCTTGCAGCACCTCAAATGCCCACTCCCCGTCCTTCCTAGCACCTTCTTGCATTTGGGCAAAGAGAGTCTTTTTGTTACCTTGCGACTCGGTGTCAGTCTTCACAATCGTCACCCATTAAGGAAAAATACCGGCAGCAACGTAGTACCACATGGTGTACTCGTGCCCATTGATGGTATAGTTGCACTCGGGAGCCTTGCAACACAAAGTCTTGCAAACAATGACGATCGCTGAAGCACGTCGATGTTGCTATGAGACCCTGGCTTGCCAAAGAAAGAGTGTCAAATCTACAGGTCGTGTCATGTCACTACTTCCGGTATGATGGTGGGCTCTCGGAGTATGATATTGGTATCGTCCTTATGAACCTACTAGATAGTTCTTCCATTCCTAGTGCATGCAATTGATGGAACCAGGCATACCGGGAAACCCTCTTCATTCTCCAAATGCCAAAAGCTTGGCTGTGTCGGCATagttggttctctcaagtactcTTTGCCAAACACCTTCACCACTAAAGTGGAAAATCTGACCATCGCTTTAATACATGACCTCTCTGCCATCCGGATACACTCATCAACAGTGTTTGTCCCATTGTATCATATGCAGATATTCTCATAGCAGCAGTGCAATTCTAGAGACAAGAGAACCCAAGTAGCTTGGTGCAATCCCTCTTTAGCGTGAAGTGTCATATTCGTTCACACCCTCCACAATGCGTAAGAACACATGCCTATGCATCCGAAAATGAGGATGAAAGAAGCCATAATGACATGTCAGCTTGGCCCATGAATAGTCAGTGTAGAGTACCAACGCCACCCTTTCCCCTTTTTGGTTATCAGTTATCCTGCTCGACGTAGAACCCatgaagttgagaatatgctcctCTTCCTTCTTCGATGCTCCGAGAATACTCAACATTAACATAAACTCATAGTCGTTGTCACCTTCGTCCCATGTCGATGATATGAAGAATTCGTTGTAATTAAAAGCATCATTGGTGTCCATCTTTTGCACCCCACAAATGTGCAACAAGAAAGCGGCCAAACTCTATTTCAGACATTTCGTTGAATAAGTGGTGCACGAGGTGGACGGCATTTGTGGTCGGGGGTCTAAGACATACCAAGAGTGGCGTCCATACGACGAGCGTGTTCGGGGGCAATGATCCGGGTGAGCGTGTGACTAGATGGGGCGCGGGTTGGGGGAGGAACAGAGGATGAAAGAATGGAGATAGGCGGAGGGAGGAAGGAAGCTCTAGGGTTTGAGATGGGGCCCATGTCTCGTCAGTCCGGACAACCCTCATTTCTCCTCCACATATGGTCTGGGTTTGGAGAGTTCGGACAACCCAGGCATATATCCTAGGTTTAGGGGAGGCCCTGCTGGATGGCCTTTCGATTGTGTTTGTATCATAAACGGCCAATAACTCGTATTTTTCCTCGAACGATGCTTCTTTTGGAATTGCGGAGATCATGCATATTCAACGTTTGTGTGTTAAcaaaccttttcttttgcttttATATTTTTGAGATTGCTCACCACAAGTGTCATGTGGTGCCTGAGGGTATCTCCAACGCCAACACAAACTAGACAACGCATCCGTTCGTGGATTGGGGGACCAGACCGCGGACACTGATGCAAGGCCTACCATCCAATCATAGCCGCAAATGTCTGCACATTTCGGAAGAATTTAACGGAAGAGAACAAATTTGATGCATATTTAACAAACTGGACGATATTCATTCATATTTTGATGATTTTTACATAGAACTGGATGCTTTTCATCTAAGCTGGAGCAAGGTCATTACATCTTGACATATTCAACTAAATTGTACTCTAAACCTAGTCTAAATGACCGTTGGCGTCCATTCCCCATGCCTGACCGGTCATGAGCCCCGAAAAATGAAGCTCCGCCTCCGTAGCCTGCAAGCGACTAATCCGGCAACGATGATGAGCCCGTCAAGCTTAGCTTCAATGGGAAGGGAGGAGTGgtgtggccttcctgggacccgaGCGTCGGCGACCTCCCATGCTCCACTCTTCTCGCTACCGGCGGCGCCCGCGGACGTGCCGTCTTCGTCCTCGTGGCAGCGGGGCGTGGTCGAGGTGGAGCTGGCGACGTCGTCCCTATGGCACCGGGGCAAGGCCGACTTCATCCACCACCTCATCGATCTCCTTGAAGGCGGCTTCTAACTCTGTCTGATGGACGCAGTACCGCCAGCGGGTGCAGCAGATGTCGCGGGCGGTGTGGTAGGATTGGACCAGCGCCTCCTGCTCGCCCACGACCATGTCCGGCGCGATGCCCGTGCCGCCGACGAGTTGCTCCTTCGCACGCTGGTGCTCGTCGAGGAGGCGATGGTTGTACGCCTGGTCGCCTTGCGCCTACAGGGACGTGGCATATGTCGCTTTTCCAACACCATGTTGGTGTAGTGAGCTCGGGCCTCGCCCATGGTGATGCCGGCATGGGCCGGCGAGGAAGTTGGCACAAGCTCGTTGTCGGCCGCCTCTTCCATTGGGGCGTCCGCAGCGCTGGCCTTCGGTGAGCTTGTCCGTCTGCCGACCTGCCAGCCTACTGCAATGGTGGCGATCTCCTTTATTTGCTCGGACTAGAGGCTGTCCCAGAGGGCTTTGGAGCTCGAGGAGGCCATCATGGGCATGCCGTCGAGGGGAGTTAGGGAGCAGAGGAGGTTGAATGCGGCTGTTGCCGAGCCTGAAGTTTAAATAGCGTGCAGATGGTAGGGCATGCAACGAGGTGGCTAACGGTGGGTAACAGACGGATGAACAGGTGACGCTGGAGCAGGTTCCTCGGCAACCGTGCATGTTTAATGTAGGGAGGCGGACATACTGGATGTCATTTGAACGCCGatcagtcgcgtgcaccgggatgCGGCGCGGGCGGTGCTCTCAATGCCGGAGCGACCTGAAAGGTTGCGTCCATTTTGGGCAGGCATGAATGCGGCGGTGACGCTCTGGAGCGGCGGTGACCGCTTTGGACGGGAAACTGCTCGAGCGGAAGAGGGTTTGTGTGGGCCAGGGACATTGGATGTTTGCGTGGCAGCAATCCAAACTCCCGCGAAGCCCCTCAGTTTACTTCCGGTTAATCTCTGTCTCTACTGCTtaataatcaatcaccttaatatACTTACCTTCTAAAACAATTGCACTTTAATTTATTTGtcaaacttctaatcaaaatataaggtaattcaagGGTATAatttgatatacatttatttacacaatcacatcATTATTAATAGATAAATCACAAGCTAACATGTTAAAATATTTATATCCTGTTGCGATGCACGGACATTATTTTAGTACGAGAAAAATGACATTCGAACCATCGAATGAATCCATATTGTGGGCAGTCTGAGGGTCCAACGGAGATGCCAAACAAcccaaaaaaaaaaaagaagaaaaaggcagAGAAGAGTGTAAATCTTCACACGCTGGCCGGGAACGTGAGCTTTGGCCCGAGCCGGCGCAAGCGACAGgccctccctccgtttccaaagAAAGGATTGAAAAGATTTTAGCCCATCTGGGTTTTAGCTCCACAgccaccgccgccatggccgtCATCCCACCCCtctcactcctcctcctccccctcccactCCTCCCCTAGCCTCGCGTCTGCCCCGAATGGCGAGCGCCTCCATCTCCTCTCTGTTCCTCGCGCCACCCGGATTTCCCTGCCAGATCGCCGGCCGCCTAGCCCCCGCCCCCAGAATCCGTTCCTCGAGGCGCTTCGCGGCTGCCCGCTGCGAGGCCGCCCTCGTCCCGGCGTGGCGGCTCcgcgcgccgccccgtcgccggaacGTGCTGCGCGACAAGGCCCCGCCGCCGCTGGTGGTTCGCCCTCCCAACCACGAGGCCCTCGATTCTCGTCCGCAGCTGGACAAGGACCGCCCTCCTTTGGTTGGTCTTACTGGAGAACCGCAGTCTGCTTCGTCCGATGATCACGCGTTACCGGATCCTGAGGAGAAATCGGACATTTCTGTTTGTCTAGATGCCGGTCCAAGTGGGAATGCAGTGGCTGAGTCCACCTTGGATGGCCCGAAGGATTTGGATTGGGATGCAGAGGAGAGCCATCTCTGCGGCAATGGGACCGGTCCTGTATTCAGTGTATATGAAGACCCAGACGGCAATGCAGTGCATGTTGAGGTGAATGAGGATGAAATCGTTAGCAGGTGTGTGAGTGCAGATGGAGAAGGGAGTGGCGATTTGCAGTCCATGTTGTCTCGTGCAAGAGTAATGGCTAAGGGGTTTGAAAGTGGCGAACGTGAGGTTCCGAAGAACAGCTCATTGGTTCAGTTCGTAGCCACCGAGAAGAAGGAATCGTGTGTTGCGGATGCTGATGTTTCAGTTGTGCAGACAAATAGGACTGCTTCAAGGGCTGTTGCACAGGGTGGTTTTGCAGCATTTTGTGGTGTGTGCATTGTATTGATGGCGTCGAAGTTGATTTGGAGGAACATCAAGGCACCTTTTTCTAGAAAGTCGTTTCATGTACCTAGACCAGGGATGAGAGCTGGTCAATTGGACAAGGGTAACGGCATGGTAATCAGTAATGTACATAAGTTTCCAGGAGATTTACTGGTAAGACCGCAGTTAGAGAGGATGGAATTGATGAACAACCTCAAAAAAGCCAAAATGTCAAGAGAACGGTTTTCTTTCAGAAATATATTTTGTTGCAGTACTGTTGCAAATGATGACAATGCAAGAATAACCGAGATCAGAAGAATGGTGACTGATGTTCACACTCTAGAAGAAGGAAACCTTGGAAAAAGCAAAGGGGGAAACAATAATTCTGTTGTCTTTCCCCACCCAGTAGTTGCCACCGAGGAAGCAATTTCAGCAAGTTATGTTAGACAATCCGTAGATGATGCATCAGAGTTCGACAGTTGTGAATTACCTAATATTAGTTCCTCCAATGGTATTATTGAGGAAAGTGTCAAGCAGCCTGTGGATTTTAAGAACGGAGCACCAACCGTAGACACATGTGTAAAAGATCAGTATGTTATTGGAGAAATTGAACAGCCTGAGTTCAGGTATAATGATGAGAGCACAGCTGATGCAAAGGATACAACTTCTGTCATACATGCAGCAGAAAAAGAACTACATATTTGTTCTGCAGATGATCATAATGTGAGTCCTAATACCATCAATACCCCATCACCTGAGTTTGAAAGAAAAGAACAGTTCGCGGAGATAGCTGCTAGTATTCAAGGACTAGAACCATCTGAGCTGTTCAGTAGTGACAAACAGATGATTTGTATAAATGGTAGTGCTCACCAGATCATCAATAATGTTGTCCCAGAAACTGCTGATGTTTTTTCACCTAATTGCTTTAACATTTCATCATCTGGGTTGAAATACAACGGAGCATCCCTAGCCAATAGTGAAAATGATATCAATTGCATGCAAGAAACTGAAGTACCGATGGCCTTTGCAAATGATGCTCAGATGGCTAACTGTGAAGGCTTTGCTCATTGCGTAAGCATAATAGGTAAAGAAGCATGTAAAGATCCACTAATGACCGATATATCAACTATGAAATCACCTCAGAGAATCAGTGAAGAGCCTGCGGATTTGATGACATATAACATGCAATGCATGCAAGAACCAGAACCATCCAACCATGATGGCAAAGAGGTAATTTATGCAAATGCGAAGAACCATAAGAAAGCCGTAGTACACAATGAGACAAAGACTAGTTCAGAAACAGTTGATGAAGCTAACACATCTCCATTATACATCCTACAAGAAACAGTTCAACACAGAGGTGCAGAAGTTGAAATATCAGAGAAGGAAGTGAAAATCACTTCCTCCAACAAAGAAGCCAGAGGGCATCTTAAAAAGGATAAAGCGAAACTACAGAAAGAAATGTTCAGTGACAAGGTACCTGGAACAAAGTTGTCAGCAGAAGGTGGTGTACCTGGAACTAGCATTGTGGTTGATCCATCAAATGGTGTACAGAAAACTAAAAGAGTGGCACGCAAACGGCTGAAGAAAGTGCAAACTAATCAGGGAGCTGCAGAAAGAGTCACAGAACAAGATGTCGCTCACAATAGCAGCATGGTTGGTCAGGAAAACAGTAGCCAGAATGTtagaaggacaagaagaaaaaatcAGACAAATGCATTTCACACCGAAGGATCTCAAACAAgagaagaaattccagaaacaactTCCATGGAAAGTTTACCTGATGATGCACCAATAGCTGAAAACATGAAACCTCTTGTTAAGGCAGGTTCACCTGCTGGAACACTATCTTCAGAGGTATCAGTAAGAAACTATTGATTTGCAGTATCCTTTGCAGAGCTGTTACTTATATGTTTCAATAAGACAATTTTAATATGGTGCTCTTTCAGCAGTATCGTTCCGTAGTTTGGAATTCGTCATAAGGTCATCTTTCTAACAAGGACCAGATAACAACACTAGTGTAGAAGGATTAGGAAAATGGTAGGTGCTAGTTGTAAACTAATGAACTCTTGAATGTGCAAAAAACATTGTAAGTAGGAACTTATAGAATTTTCTGGACATAGTGAACTATATATAACTTGTGAGTAATACAGGAACTTGTGCAGTAACTCTCACGAAATGCTGCAGGGAACAAGTGATTCAAAATGTAAGTAACATAAGATTAAATGGCTTTCAGTAACTATTCTTGAACAGCCTATTTTGGATCGGACTGTACATCACTGGTTTGCATAGGTAATAATTTAAAGAAAACCATGACCTAATCCTTGAGCTGGTCCTCCAATGAGTAAAATGCACACATCGTCCTTCAACTCAGTCACTTAGATCCATGGACTTTGTAACCACATATTCATCCATTTAAACTTTTTAAAGGTTGCGCTAGAGGTTCATATCTGGTCGCGCAGTCTCTGACTGCTTCCGTGTGTGTTGACTATGAAGCATGACATCCTTCCCAATTACATGGTGGCACTGGCATGTCTTCTTCCTCAGACTGCAAATCGCTGGTTTACATTTACTTGCATGATGCTTGCAGCTTGCCGTACTACTATTATCATATTTTCTCTTGTTTGTTCCTGAATCCTGGCGTTGTCATGTTTCTATTGAAGGATATTCTTAGGGAATCTCAGCCAAGTAGGTTCAATACCCATACAATGAGGAAGGAAGAGTTAAAACTCAAATTCCAAGCTTCCGAAAGGATGGAGGCAGCCGCAACGGAAACTAAAACCAATATGCACAACTATAGTGCCATGCATGAGGGATCAACTGATTTTGACAAGTCGAAGACGAAGATGGGTGTAGCTGCTGCCAAGAAGTCCACAAAGAGGTAGATGTTTTCCTCAGAATTCTCCTTTTTATTGAGTCAAAGATCATATAGAATGGCTGTGTGATTGGTATGTACACACACTTGTCTGAAACTGTCCACTGCACACTTCCTTTACAGAAAATCATTGTCGAAGCGTACCAAGCCAAGTAATCCAGTGTCAAATAAAGACTCAGAGGAACCCACTGGTGACTGATGTGCATAAAGTGTTTCAAGTAATGTCCTCTTCGTCTCCTTCGTGCATAGGCATTAAGGCAGTTTCTGGAGAGTTGCACTCAATTAATGTGCAGCAAATTTCTTGGTGAGGAATAGTGGCAATATTTGCAGTACAGGCATCAACCGAAGAGGATAACTTCTCTCGTCAATCTGAAGTTCATCTCTGCTGCTGATGAAGGGGGTTGAGCTAACCAGGCTGCATGGAAAAGAGCTTGGTAAAATATAGGCCAACAGGATGGTGCTCCAGTATTTTACAAATACTTGACAGTCTATAGGTCCTATTCCATTTAAGTTGGAGCATCATTATGAAGTTTAGTCAAAAATAGCAAAGTCTCATAGGTGTATACTTTGAACCATGTTGTCCAAGTGGCATCTATTTTGGAGCAGAGGTGGCAATAAAGTTAAATGTACCTTCTGGTCTGCAAAATCtagaaataaatgaagaaaaataTTCAGAATTAGGCAGCAATAGGGGATAAGTATAATATTGTTAAAAACCAACAGTAACAACTCAATATGTTACTTCCCCCGCCAAAAAAAACAACTCAATATGTTACTTCA
The sequence above is drawn from the Triticum aestivum cultivar Chinese Spring chromosome 7A, IWGSC CS RefSeq v2.1, whole genome shotgun sequence genome and encodes:
- the LOC123147734 gene encoding E3 ubiquitin-protein ligase SINAT5: MDMIDSIECVSSSDGMEDDDAMSSNLPRPFLKASAAAIAAASIGVVPGGVGGASGAGAAGGIAGPLIPPATSVHELLECPVCTNSMYPPIHQCQNGHTLCSTCKARVHNRCPTCRQELGDIRCLALEKVAESLELPCKYYSLGCPEIFPYYSKLKHESQCNFRPYSCPYAGSECSVVGDIPFLVSHLRDDHKVDMHSGCTFNHRYVKSNPREVENATWMLTVFHCFGQYFCLHFEAFQLGMAPVYMAFLRFMGDENDARNYSYSLEVGANGRKMIWEGTPRSIRDSHRKVRDSHDGLIIQRNMALFFSGGERKELKLRVTGRIWKEQQNPDSGACIPNLFS
- the LOC123147735 gene encoding uncharacterized protein, translating into MASASISSLFLAPPGFPCQIAGRLAPAPRIRSSRRFAAARCEAALVPAWRLRAPPRRRNVLRDKAPPPLVVRPPNHEALDSRPQLDKDRPPLVGLTGEPQSASSDDHALPDPEEKSDISVCLDAGPSGNAVAESTLDGPKDLDWDAEESHLCGNGTGPVFSVYEDPDGNAVHVEVNEDEIVSRCVSADGEGSGDLQSMLSRARVMAKGFESGEREVPKNSSLVQFVATEKKESCVADADVSVVQTNRTASRAVAQGGFAAFCGVCIVLMASKLIWRNIKAPFSRKSFHVPRPGMRAGQLDKGNGMVISNVHKFPGDLLVRPQLERMELMNNLKKAKMSRERFSFRNIFCCSTVANDDNARITEIRRMVTDVHTLEEGNLGKSKGGNNNSVVFPHPVVATEEAISASYVRQSVDDASEFDSCELPNISSSNGIIEESVKQPVDFKNGAPTVDTCVKDQYVIGEIEQPEFRYNDESTADAKDTTSVIHAAEKELHICSADDHNVSPNTINTPSPEFERKEQFAEIAASIQGLEPSELFSSDKQMICINGSAHQIINNVVPETADVFSPNCFNISSSGLKYNGASLANSENDINCMQETEVPMAFANDAQMANCEGFAHCVSIIGKEACKDPLMTDISTMKSPQRISEEPADLMTYNMQCMQEPEPSNHDGKEVIYANAKNHKKAVVHNETKTSSETVDEANTSPLYILQETVQHRGAEVEISEKEVKITSSNKEARGHLKKDKAKLQKEMFSDKVPGTKLSAEGGVPGTSIVVDPSNGVQKTKRVARKRLKKVQTNQGAAERVTEQDVAHNSSMVGQENSSQNVRRTRRKNQTNAFHTEGSQTREEIPETTSMESLPDDAPIAENMKPLVKAGSPAGTLSSEDILRESQPSRFNTHTMRKEELKLKFQASERMEAAATETKTNMHNYSAMHEGSTDFDKSKTKMGVAAAKKSTKRKSLSKRTKPSNPVSNKDSEEPTGD